A section of the Telopea speciosissima isolate NSW1024214 ecotype Mountain lineage chromosome 3, Tspe_v1, whole genome shotgun sequence genome encodes:
- the LOC122654602 gene encoding eukaryotic initiation factor 4A-15-like, which yields MAGVAPEGSQFDTRQYDTKMNELLGSDGQDFFTSYDEVYDSFDAMGLQENLLRGIYAYGFEKPSAIQQRGIVPFCKGLDVIQQAQSGTGKTATFCSGILQQLDYGLVECQALVLAPTRELAQQIEKVMRALGDYLGVKVHACVGGTSVREDQRILSSGVHVVVGTPGRVFDMLRRQSLRPDYIKMFVLDEADEMLSRGFKDQIYDIFQLLPSKVQVGVFSATMPPEALEITRKFMNKPVRILVKRDELTLEGIKQFHVNVEKEDWKLETLCDLYETLAITQSVIFVNTRRKVDWLTDKMRSRDHTVSATHGDMDQNTRDIIMREFRSGSSRVLITTDLLARGIDVQQVSLVINYDLPTQPENYLHRIGRSGRFGRKGVAINFVTRDDERMLFDIQKFYNVVIEELPSNVADLL from the exons ATGGCGGGAGTGGCACCGGAAGGATCACAATTTGATACTCGTCAATATGATACTAAAATGAATGAATT GCTTGGATCTGATGGGCAGGATTTCTTTACTTCATATGATGAGGTGTATGACAGTTTTGATGCAATGGGCTTGCAAGAGAATCTTCTGAGGGGCATCTATGCATATG GGTTTGAGAAGCCATCTGCTATTCAGCAAAGGGGGATTGTGCCATTCTGCAAAGGTCTTGACGTTATTCAGCAAGCACAGTCCGGAACAGGAAAAACAGCAACTTTCTGCTCTGGAATTCTGCAGCAGCTTGATTATGGTTTAGTGGAATGCCAGGCTTTGGTCCTTGCACCCACCAGGGAACTTGCCCAACAAATTGAGAAGGTCATGCGTGCACTTGGGGACTATCTTGGCGTGAAGGTTCACGCTTGTGTGGGTGGAACCAGTGTCCGTGAGGATCAGCGCATTCTATCGAGCGGAGTGCATGTGGTGGTTGGCACTCCAGGTCGGGTGTTTGACATGTTGCGGAGGCAGTCTCTTCGCCCTGATTATATTAAGATGTTTGTTCTGGATGAGGCTGATGAAATGCTTTCACGAGGTTTCAAGGATCAG ATATATGATATCTTCCAGCTATTGCCATCGAAGGTTCAAGTAGGAGTATTTTCTGCCACAATGCCACCTGAAGCCCTTGAGATCACGAGAAAGTTCATGAACAAGCCTGTGCGGATCTTGGTTAAGCGTGATGAGCTTACCCTCGAGGGTATCAAGCAGTTCCATGTCAATGTAGAAAAGGAGGATTGGAAGCTTGAGACTCTGTGTGATCTTTATGAGACCTTGGCTATCACGCAGAGTGTCATCTTTGTCAACACTCGGCGTAAGGTTGACTGGTTGACAGACAAGATGCGGAGTCGCGACCATACAGTATCTGCCACTCATGGAGATATGGACCAGAACACCAGAGACATCATCATGCGTGAATTCCGATCTGGTTCCTCCCGGGTGCTCATTACCACAGATCTCCTGGCGCGAGGTATTGATGTCCAGCAGGTCTCTCTTGTCATAAACTATGACCTTCCCACACAGCCTGAGAACTACCTCCACCGTATTGGACGTAGTGGACGGTTTGGTAGGAAAGGTGTTGCTATCAACTTTGTGACACGGGATGATGAGAGGATGCTGTTCGACATCCAGAAGTTTTACAATGTGGTCATTGAGGAACTGCCTTCAAATGTTGCAGATCTTCTCTAA